CCCGCGTAGCAGTGTCTTCCCGGGACGGGCGGCGCCATGTCGCGCCCTTCGAATAAATTGCTTGACTCATGCAAGTTGTTTGGCGTACCCTGCGTTTGTGGACAATTCTGACAACGTTGATGCTTGGTGGAACGAGCTGGAGCGGCTCGAGCGCGTGCTCATGTGCGTCGGTCCCGACGAGGTCTGCTGCGAAGGAATGACCCCGCGCCAGACCGCAATCCTGCGCACGCTCATCGCGCAGGAGGGCGCCCGGCTCTCCGACCTGGCCGCCGCTTCGCGTATTACTCCCAGCGCACTGACTCGCAACCTCGAGAAGCTGGAAAAGCTCGGCATGGTGGAACGGGTGCGCGGAGGGCAGCAGGACGGCCGCGCCGCCATGGTCAAGATCACCTCCGCCGGTCGCAAGGCTCGCCGTCGCATTGATCAGCTCATGCGCGAGCGCGCACGCGCCGTCGTCGCGTCCATTCCCCCATCCCGCCGTGAACAGGTCCTGACCGCCCTGCGCGAGTTCTCGACGGCGTTGGAAAACAACAACTGCTGTGGCCTCCAGGTTGGGCCGAAACCGGGTCTATTGGCCGCCAATCGTTAGCTGCACTTTTGAAAGGAACGCAAACATGAAGATCCAGGATGCAGTAAAAGATCATTACGGCGCTGTTGCCCGTGGCGAGCAATCCGGATGCGGCTGCGGCTCCACCGACGAGCTTGCCACTAAGATCGGTTACTCGGCGGAAGATCTGGCGCTCGCCGGCCAGGCAAACCTCGGCTTGGGCTGCGGCAACCCGCTGGCCCTCGCGGAAATACGTGAAGGCATGACCGTGCTTGACCTGGGCAGCGGCGCCGGCTTCGACGCCTTCCTGGCATGGCGTCGCGTGGGAGCTGCCGGACGGGTCATTGGCGTGGATATGACCGACGACATGCTTGCGCAGGCGCGCGCCAATGCCGAAAAAATAGGCGCTACCAACGTCGAATTTCGCAAGGGCTTTATCGAGCAACTTCCGCTGCCTGACTCGTCCGTTGACCTGGTGATCAGCAATTGCGTCATCAACCTTAGCGTCGACAAGCCCCAAGTCTTTCGCGAGATCGCCCGCGTCCTCAAACCGGGCGGACGCCTCGCCGTCGGTGACCTGGTGCTCCTGCGGCAACTCCCCAAGGAGGTGGCCGGCAGCGTGAGCGCGTACGTCGGCTGTATCGCCGGCGCCAGCATAATGACCGATTACGTTCAGATGGCGCTGGAGGCAGGGCTCACCGATCTGTCGATTCCGCAGATCGAACACGGCAAGAAGCTGGCCAGCGCCGTCGCCCCCACTGGCTGTTGCGGCAGCGATCCCATTGCCGACGCGGCCGCGAATGCCATTGCGTCCATCAAGCTGCACGGCCGCAAACCGGTGTAGTGAGATTAAGAAGTAGGGGAACACGATGCTAAAGCCAGCTGGCCGGGCGCCCATCGGTCATAGCCGATGGCCGATGGCCAATGGCGGGTTGACTCTTCCGAAAAATCAACTATGCTTCCGCCAGAGAAGCGGGGGGGAATATGACCGGAATCCGGGCGTCGGAACGCTGGCCGATTCGGTGCGAGATTCGTTGCCAGGCAGGAGATCAAACCTTTGAGGCCGAATCGTTTGACATCAGCGAAAACGGCATGTCTTTTATTACCGACGCGCATCTCCCCGTGGATAGCGAAGTGGAGTTGCGTTATCGGCTGCACCCGGAAGATCCCCTCATCATCGTGCGCGTCCTGGTCCGCTCGCAAGTTGGAAACCGTGTCGGCGTGCAGTTCCTCGACCTCAAGCACGAGCACCGCGAACGCCTGCTGCAGCATCGCGCGCGGGTCGCGTATGCGGGAAAGCGCTAGCCGCTGGTTACTTTTTCTTCCACCTCACCCCGTCCTTGGTGTCCTCCAGGATGATTCCCGCGCTCGCCAGTTCGTTCCTGATCTCGTCGGCGCGCGCGAAATTACGCGACTTGCGGGCGGCTTGACGCTGCGCAATCAGCTCGTCGATCCTGGCGTCGCTTAACTCCACCGACTTTGACGCTTCCACCGTCGCTTCGCTCGCCTCCTGGATACGTCCTTCTCCCTTAGCCCACTGCAGGACTTGGCGCATCTTCTGCGCGTCGTCGTCATGCAGGACGGCGAAAATTGCGTCGAACCACGCCATCGCCTTCAGCAGCGGCGCGGCATCGTCCTTCCGCAACTGCCCGGCATCGGCCGCCGCGTTCGCCTCGCGCACCATGTCGAACATTTTTCCCAGCGCTTCCGCGGTGTTCAGGTCATCCGCCAGCGCCGCGTTCATCTGCTCCACTGTTGCATTCGCAAGCTTCGCGATTGCGGGGTTACTTCCGGCGGGCAACGGGCTCGTTTCCAGTCGCAGCTTGAAGTTGCGCAAACGTTCGATCGATTGCGCCGCCGACTTCAGCCCGTCAAAGGTGAAGTTCAACTGCTTGCGGTAGGGCACCGATGTCAGCAGGAACCGCAGCGCCGACGGTTTATGCCCCTTCAGGATCAAGTCGCGCACGGTATAGAAGTTGCCGAGCGATTTCGACATCTTCTCGCCCTCCACCAGCAAGAACCGCGCGTGCATCCAGAAACGCGCGAACAGTTTTCCCGTCAGCGCTTCCGACTGCGCAATTTCATTTTCATGGTGCGGGAAAATCAGGTCTTCGCCGCCCAGGTGGATGTCGAAGGTCTCGCCCAGGTACTTCATTGCCATGGTGGAGCACTCGATGTGCCACCCCGGTCGTCCCGGTCCGATCTTCGTCTCCCAAAACGCTTCGCCCGCCTTGGGCGCCTTCCACAACGCGAAGTCGCGCGCATTGTCCTTGTCGTATTCGTCCACGTCCACGCGCGCTCCCTCGATGATCCCCCCGAAGTCCTTCTTTGACAATTTGCCGTAGCTGGGAAACGTCGCGATGCGGAAGTAATACGAGCCGTCTTCGGTGCGGTAAGCGTGCCCGCTGTCCACCAGGCCCTTGATGAATTCCGCCATCTCCTCGATGTGCTCCGTGGCGCGCAACAGTTGTTCCGGTCTTTCGATGTTGAGAAAGCCGGTGTCCTCCAGGAACGCCTTCTCGTACTTCTGGGTGTACTCCTGCACGCTGATGCCCCGCTCGGCCGCGTTGCGAATGATCTTGTCGTCCACGTCGGTGATGTTCATCGCGTGCTTCAGCTTGAAGCCGCTTTGGCGGAGGAAACGCCGCAGCAGGTCCACGAAGACGAAAGTGCGGAAATTGCCGATGTGGCCGTAGTCGTACACTGTCGGTCCGCAGGCATACATGCGGACCTCGTTATTTTTCATCGGCTGGAAGTCCTCGACGCGGCCGGTCAGAGTATTGAAAAATCGCGGCATCGTGCCTGCCTTGATGGAAGGCTCTACTTGCACCGAGCTGTGTTCGACTCGACCCATATTCCCTAACTCTGCCCGCGAAGGGCCTCTTCATTGTCACGGACACTCGATTGTAGGTTTCGAGCAAAACCCGGGTCAACGACAGCCCCTTCAATGGGAATGCCCGAAGTAACCGTCGGGTAACCTGATCCACTCGAAGGCACTCGACGCCCGGTTCTCGCCTGCCTCACCCACTACTTTACAACCCAAGCTGTTGAAACCTGCCGTGTTCTCCTGCATCTTATCTGCGCATGTGGGGACAGCCTGGCGGTTTTACTTGAACCCGCCTCTCCTGAAACGCCCGTCGGTCGTTTTCAACCCGTCGTCCGCGCAGCCGAAGGAGATATCCCATGAACCGTCGTCATTTTCTGCGATCCACCAGTATGGCGTGCGCTGGTCTGGCGCTTTCCAATCCGCAGCGCCTCTTTGCCGAGCCCCTGTCTGACGAGCTGTCCACATCAGGCGCCTGGCGCACCTTCGAAGTCATAACTCGCGTCGAAGTTCTCAAACCCTCAGGAATCACACATGTATGGCTGCCGGCAGCGCTCATCGGCGCTACCCCTTTCCAGAAGACCCTCGCCAACACGTTCCACGCCGAAGGCGGCGCCGCCAAATTGGTCGAGAATAAGGCTGACGCGCTCGGAATGATCGCTGCCACTTTTCCTGCCGGAGTGAAGCCGGTGCTTTTCGTTACCAGCCGCGTCGCCCTCAAGAACTATTCCGTCGATCTCACCTCCCCGGGGCATCCTCGCAAAGCAAGCCAAGCAGAACTGCAGCATTACCTCCAGCCTACGAAGTCGATTCCCACCGACGGCATCGTCCGACAGAACGCAGTCGAGATCACCCGCGGCGCCACCACCGACGTTGAAAAGGCGCGCGTTATCTACGAGTGGATCGTGGAGAACACCTTCCGCGACCCGAAGACGCGCGGCTGCGGACGCGGCGATATCCGCTTTATGCTCGATTCCCGCGACTTGGGCGGCAAGTGTGCCGACCTCAACGCACTCTACGTGGGCCTGGCGCGCGCCGTCGGTCTTCCCGCCCGTGACGTCTACGGCGTTCGCGTTGCCAAGTCCCAGTTGGGCTACAAGAGCCTCGGAGTGGCGTCAGAAACCGTCACCAAGGCCCAGCACTGCCGCGCTGAGGTTTACCTGCAGGCCCATGGCTGGGTTCCCGTCGATCCTGCCGACGTGCGCAAGGTCGTGCTGGAAGAGCCGCCCGGCAACCGTCCTCTCGACGACAACATGGTCAAACAGGCCCGCGCCCGTCTCTTCGGTTCCTGGGAGATGAACTGGATGGCCTACAACTTTGGCCACGACGTGGTTTTGCCGGGATCGAGTGGCCCGCCCATTGCCTTCCTCATGTATCCGCAGGCGGAAACGGCGGAAGGCCGTCTCGACAGCCTCGATCCCGATCACTTCAAGTATGAGATTACCGCCAAGGAGATTTCCTCGGCGGCGTGACTCGGAATGGCTGGATCGCCGGCGCTTCCTGGCCTGGCTATTGGCTTCGCGAGCGAACCATCGGACCAGTTCCTCGGAATGGTCGCATCAGCATCCAGCCAATCCCAAGGCTGCTCTCGTCCTGGCATTCTTCGAGCCCGACCATCATCTGCTCGTGGCCGCTGGCCGGCTCCGCCAGATAGGTTCCAAACATATGGTCCCAGAATCCGAATACGTCGGAAAAGTTCCTGGATTGTTCGGCGACTTGCGCCGAGTGGTGAATGCGATGCATGTCCGGCGTGACAAATAGCCAGTGCAGCCAGCGGTCGATAGACGGCGGGAGTGACACGTTGGCATGGCTGAAAAAGCTCTGCACGGCAGAGGCCAGTTCCACGAACAACACCGCGCTGACCGGCGGCGCCAACAGCGCGATGGTCGCGATATTGGCTCCTTGCAGCACCATAACTTCCAGCGGATGCACCCGCGCCCCGGTGGAGACATCGAAGTCCGGATCCGAATGATGCACCTGGTGCACGTGCCACAAACGGGTCGCATGCAGGCACCAGTGCACCGCGTACCGCGTGAAATCCAGAACCAGCACCGCGACAATCCATCGCACGGCAAGCGGCAGAGCGGCTTTGTTGAGTAAACCAAACCGGCTGTCCGACACAGCCAGCGCGATGGCTACCGGGGTGGCTCGTAACGCCGTCGTCGAGAACAGCGTGCTCAGCAGCAGGATCAGGCCATGGCGCGTCCAGCGGCGCTCGAGCGGCATTTTCAGCCTCCGCCGGGGGCGCCACGATTCCCATATCGCGATCGCGAAAAACGTCGCTACAAACGTCAGCCAGTACGTTCTGATCTCGAGTTGCAGCCAGTGCGTCGGCATACCGTTACTAGTTGGCGTTAGCCTCCTGCCGTTGACCCGTTCTCTTTACCACAGCGACCAGTTGTGAAATAAGAGCACGTAAGCGGCAAGCAACGCGTTCGCGCTGGCGTGGGCAACCACCGCATCGCCCATTCTGCCTCGTCGCAGCAGCAGCACACCGAACAGGAGGCCGGCGGCAATTCCGGGTAACCAGCGAGTGCCGTGCAGAATGCCGAAGACCACGGAGGACACCAGCAGCGCGGTCCAGGGAATACTCCGGAACGAAAAAGCAACCGATTCGAAATCGCTGGCTACCAGTCGCCGCAGCAGGAAGCCGCGAAACGCAAGCTCCTCGGCGATGGGCACCGTTACTACGGCTCCCAACAGGCGCAGAGCGATCCAACCGAAGCGCGTCGCGGCCGGCGCCGCCATCAGTTCGGCGGGCATTCCCTGTGCCACGCCGTGGCCCATCGCGCGGTCTGCCGCAATCCACATCACGGCAACGATCGCGCCCACCGCAGGCGCCAGCCAGCCGCATTTCCAATTCAGCCGGTCGTACCGCCGCCGGTAAGTCCAGAGCATGGCCGCTGCCGCCAGGAACCGCAACGGATAAAGCCACTCGAAACTTGCCGTGGCCGCGCCGGCTATCAATCCCGCTGCCAGAATTGCCAGGAAGGGAAGAAGGTACCCTGCGGTCGGGTTCTCGGCCTGCGCTTCACGCGATTCGGCGCTGGCGGCTCGCGAAGTAAACAGCGAAACGCGCCCGATCACCAGGCAGAAACTCACCGCAATGATGTTGAAAAAAATCCATCCCGCTTGCGAATGAAAGCCGCGCGCGGCGATCTGCGGGAAGCCGGCATGGCCGATCAGGATCAAGGCCGTGATTCGGACCACGTTCAGCAGGAAGCTGAGCATGATCGCGGCCGGCAACAGCAGTAGCGACTGCGGAAATCGGCATTCCCGCCGAAACAGGAGCAACCACAGGGTCCCAAAGGCGAGCACCAGTCCGGCGCCCTCAAGACCGGAACACTGCGGCGAAATTGTGACCTTGAAAGCCTGCGTGCCGAGCAGCATGTTCGCCGGTTCGGCAAAGACCGGCGATACCACCGACTTCAGCAGCAGCTTCGATAGGCCGAAGGTGGCGTACGTTGCCTGCCGCCACAGCAAACGCGCGGCGCCTCCGGCCAGGCTGGCCGCAACCGTGCTTACCACCGCATAAATCCACAGATACCCAGTCCCGCGTAATAACTGCACCCAGCCCGTCCAGGGAAAGAATGCCAAGGCCGCAAGCCCGATCGCGCTCACGCCCACCACAAGCCAACTGGCTGCGACGGCATCGCTCCACAAGCCGGTCGCTGAATTCGTGAACAGAACGGCAGACAGTTCCGCGAACACCAGCAGGGCGCAGCCGTGACCCGCCAGCAGCCCCCAGGAAAAACTCGGTGATTCGGTCGCACCCGGCTCTGCGAACCGCGTGTTTCGTTTTTTCAGGAAAGCGAACGTGGTAAAGATGGCGCAAAAACCGATGACTGCCCGCAGCGCGTAAGCTCCCCAGGCACCCACGATTCGGGTGAGTCCCGAACTGTGCGCCAGAGATGCAGTGTCCAGCCATAGAGAAATTGCGACCGCTTCCGCGGCGAACAGCAGGGCAAGCAGCACAATCCGCCGCACCAGCGCGCGCGCCGAATGGTTTCCCAGCGCTAAGGAATTGCATTCCGGCGGAAACGCCGGATTGGGTTGGAGCAGGCTGCAGTCAGACACAAGGCACCAGGGCCTTTAGCTCTCTCAAGTCCGAGCGCCAAAGATGCGTGAACAATTACTTCTTCCTGGCCTTGATGACGAGCACAGCGCCGGCAATCAGGGTGATCGCCGAAACCGCCGTCGCGCTGTCGATTTCCGGTACGACATTAATTCCCGCGGACGCAGCGCTGGCCAATCCTGCAATCAACAACGTCGTTCCGATCAGTTTTCTCATGCCATCCTCTCCAGGCCTGCAACTACGCTTTCGACAAACTACTTCTTCCTGCTTCTGATGACGAGCGCTGCGCCCGCAATCAACGTGATCGCCGAGACCGCCGTCGCAGCGTCGATTTCCGGCACAGTGGAAATAGCTCCGGCGAACGCAGCGCTGGCCAATCCTGCAATCAACAACGTCGTTCCGATCAGTTTTCTCATGCCATCCTCTCCAGGCCTGCAACTACGCTTTCGACAAACTACTTCTTCCGGCCGCGGATGACGAGCGCAGCGCCGGTAATCATGGTGATCGCCGAGACCGCGGCCGTGCCGCCAATTTCCGGAACCGCCAGACCGAGGCCCGCGAATGCGACGCTTCCTAATCCCACAACCAACAGCAGCATTCCCACAAGTTTCTGCATGCCATCCTCCCGGTGTTACGCGTGTCGATGAACTCGTCTGTCCTTATTTCTTCCTGCCTCGGATGATGAGCAGGGCGCCGGCAACCAGGGTGATCGCCGAGACCGCCGTTGCAGCGTCGATTTCCGGCACCGTAAAAGTTCCGGCGATCGCAGCGCTGGACAAGCCTGCAATCAACAACGCCGTTCCGATGAGTTTCCTCATTCCATCCCCCGATCCTGCAACTGCGCTTTCGACTATTTCTTTCTGCCCCGGACGACGAGCATCGCACCGGACAGCAAGGTGAGAGCTGAGACTGCGGTTGAGCCGTCAATTTCTGGTGCGGCAACAGGCCCGGCCAAGGCAACGCTTCCCAATCCCACAACCAACAGCAGCATTCCCACAAGTTTCTGCATGCCATCCTCCTGGATGCCGCGCCGACGAACTGAACTCGTCTCTATTTATTTCTTTCTGCCCCGGATGACGAGCATCGCGCCCGACAGCAGGGTGAGAGCCGAGACTGCGGTTGAGCCGTCAATTTCCGGTACCGAGGGGCTCGCGAGCGCCGCGCTGGTTAATCCTGCAACCATCAATGCGATCCCAATCATCTTCTGCATGCCATCCTCCCGGTGTTACCTGTGTCAATGAACTCGTCTGACCTTACTTCTTTCTGCCCCGGATGACGAGCATCGCGCCGGACAGCAAGGTGAGAGCCGAGACTGCGATTGAACCGTCAATCTCCGGCACGGCGGTAAACGCGAACGCAGCGCTGGTTAACCCTGCAACCATCAACCCAATTCCAATGATTTTTTGCATACCATCCCCCGGACATCGCCAGTGCAATTATTCCTCCACTGACCTCGCCATGTTCTCAATACCTTGCGGCGTTCCAGGATTTCCACAGCGACAATACATTGCGCATAATGTCTGTCACTTTCCCACAATAAATTCGCGAAGCCAGTTCCCGCGCCTGGCGCTCCACCACTTTCGTGGTGCTCATGGCGGCGAAGATTTCTTGGATTTATTGCCCTGACGCTGCCGGGCGTCCGCTCTTTTCGTAGGTCCGGATGCGCTGCCCGATCAGAAACACGTAGTGCAGTCCCGAGATGAGCGTGAAGGCGAAGGTAGCGTACAGACCCACTTTGCGGCTGAAGAATACCCAGGGGCTGGAGTCCACCTGAAACAGCAGCACGAAAAAAATCGTTGCCACCTGCGCGCCGGTATTGATCTTGCCGAAGATGCTGGGACGAAAGTCGCGGATGGAAGTCGTCGCGTAGAGCACGGCGCAGGTCAACAGGATGCACAGGTCGCGGCTGAAGACCAGCACCGTGTACTTCCACCGGATGAGGTGCAGAATCGACAGTACCAGGAACAGCGTGCTCAGCAGCAGCTTGTCGGCGATGGGATCCAGGTACTGGCCGAGCTTGGTCTGCTGGTGCAGCCCGCGCGCCAAAAGGCCGTCCAGTCCGTCGCTCACCCCCGCGATGACCAGCAGGATCAGCGCCAGCCGGTAATTGTTGTCCACGATGTTGATGATGATGAATGGAATGATGATCAGCCGCATCAGCGTCAGCTGGTTGGGCGCGGTGAGAAGCTGGCGAAGCATCTAGCGACGGCGCTCCGTCGAAAATTCCGGCCCGTCGAAAATTTCGACGGCGCTGCTCCCGCTCTTCGACGCGAAACGTTCCGCCAGCGACGGAATGCTGCCGTTGCGCGCGTCCAATTCAATGCGCTCGATGCGGTGCATGGGAAAAAAAACAGCGCTTGCCGCGACCGGTTCGCCTTCCCGCACCAGCCGCGAAAAATCATCGAACGAGTTCAAGTCGATGCCGCGCACCCCGAGCCCGGCCGTGGTCAGTTCCATCACCACGCCCCAGAATTTTTCGCGCGGTGAATTCAGCGTCACCAGGACAACGGCGCCCCGGGCAAATATCGCGG
The Terriglobales bacterium genome window above contains:
- a CDS encoding MarR family winged helix-turn-helix transcriptional regulator — translated: MDNSDNVDAWWNELERLERVLMCVGPDEVCCEGMTPRQTAILRTLIAQEGARLSDLAAASRITPSALTRNLEKLEKLGMVERVRGGQQDGRAAMVKITSAGRKARRRIDQLMRERARAVVASIPPSRREQVLTALREFSTALENNNCCGLQVGPKPGLLAANR
- the arsM gene encoding arsenite methyltransferase, translating into MKIQDAVKDHYGAVARGEQSGCGCGSTDELATKIGYSAEDLALAGQANLGLGCGNPLALAEIREGMTVLDLGSGAGFDAFLAWRRVGAAGRVIGVDMTDDMLAQARANAEKIGATNVEFRKGFIEQLPLPDSSVDLVISNCVINLSVDKPQVFREIARVLKPGGRLAVGDLVLLRQLPKEVAGSVSAYVGCIAGASIMTDYVQMALEAGLTDLSIPQIEHGKKLASAVAPTGCCGSDPIADAAANAIASIKLHGRKPV
- a CDS encoding PilZ domain-containing protein, translated to MTGIRASERWPIRCEIRCQAGDQTFEAESFDISENGMSFITDAHLPVDSEVELRYRLHPEDPLIIVRVLVRSQVGNRVGVQFLDLKHEHRERLLQHRARVAYAGKR
- the cysS gene encoding cysteine--tRNA ligase → MPRFFNTLTGRVEDFQPMKNNEVRMYACGPTVYDYGHIGNFRTFVFVDLLRRFLRQSGFKLKHAMNITDVDDKIIRNAAERGISVQEYTQKYEKAFLEDTGFLNIERPEQLLRATEHIEEMAEFIKGLVDSGHAYRTEDGSYYFRIATFPSYGKLSKKDFGGIIEGARVDVDEYDKDNARDFALWKAPKAGEAFWETKIGPGRPGWHIECSTMAMKYLGETFDIHLGGEDLIFPHHENEIAQSEALTGKLFARFWMHARFLLVEGEKMSKSLGNFYTVRDLILKGHKPSALRFLLTSVPYRKQLNFTFDGLKSAAQSIERLRNFKLRLETSPLPAGSNPAIAKLANATVEQMNAALADDLNTAEALGKMFDMVREANAAADAGQLRKDDAAPLLKAMAWFDAIFAVLHDDDAQKMRQVLQWAKGEGRIQEASEATVEASKSVELSDARIDELIAQRQAARKSRNFARADEIRNELASAGIILEDTKDGVRWKKK
- a CDS encoding transglutaminase-like domain-containing protein, translated to MNRRHFLRSTSMACAGLALSNPQRLFAEPLSDELSTSGAWRTFEVITRVEVLKPSGITHVWLPAALIGATPFQKTLANTFHAEGGAAKLVENKADALGMIAATFPAGVKPVLFVTSRVALKNYSVDLTSPGHPRKASQAELQHYLQPTKSIPTDGIVRQNAVEITRGATTDVEKARVIYEWIVENTFRDPKTRGCGRGDIRFMLDSRDLGGKCADLNALYVGLARAVGLPARDVYGVRVAKSQLGYKSLGVASETVTKAQHCRAEVYLQAHGWVPVDPADVRKVVLEEPPGNRPLDDNMVKQARARLFGSWEMNWMAYNFGHDVVLPGSSGPPIAFLMYPQAETAEGRLDSLDPDHFKYEITAKEISSAA
- a CDS encoding sterol desaturase family protein, translated to MPLERRWTRHGLILLLSTLFSTTALRATPVAIALAVSDSRFGLLNKAALPLAVRWIVAVLVLDFTRYAVHWCLHATRLWHVHQVHHSDPDFDVSTGARVHPLEVMVLQGANIATIALLAPPVSAVLFVELASAVQSFFSHANVSLPPSIDRWLHWLFVTPDMHRIHHSAQVAEQSRNFSDVFGFWDHMFGTYLAEPASGHEQMMVGLEECQDESSLGIGWMLMRPFRGTGPMVRSRSQ
- the xrtE gene encoding exosortase E/protease, VPEID-CTERM system, producing MSDCSLLQPNPAFPPECNSLALGNHSARALVRRIVLLALLFAAEAVAISLWLDTASLAHSSGLTRIVGAWGAYALRAVIGFCAIFTTFAFLKKRNTRFAEPGATESPSFSWGLLAGHGCALLVFAELSAVLFTNSATGLWSDAVAASWLVVGVSAIGLAALAFFPWTGWVQLLRGTGYLWIYAVVSTVAASLAGGAARLLWRQATYATFGLSKLLLKSVVSPVFAEPANMLLGTQAFKVTISPQCSGLEGAGLVLAFGTLWLLLFRRECRFPQSLLLLPAAIMLSFLLNVVRITALILIGHAGFPQIAARGFHSQAGWIFFNIIAVSFCLVIGRVSLFTSRAASAESREAQAENPTAGYLLPFLAILAAGLIAGAATASFEWLYPLRFLAAAAMLWTYRRRYDRLNWKCGWLAPAVGAIVAVMWIAADRAMGHGVAQGMPAELMAAPAATRFGWIALRLLGAVVTVPIAEELAFRGFLLRRLVASDFESVAFSFRSIPWTALLVSSVVFGILHGTRWLPGIAAGLLFGVLLLRRGRMGDAVVAHASANALLAAYVLLFHNWSLW
- a CDS encoding CDP-alcohol phosphatidyltransferase family protein, with product MLRQLLTAPNQLTLMRLIIIPFIIINIVDNNYRLALILLVIAGVSDGLDGLLARGLHQQTKLGQYLDPIADKLLLSTLFLVLSILHLIRWKYTVLVFSRDLCILLTCAVLYATTSIRDFRPSIFGKINTGAQVATIFFVLLFQVDSSPWVFFSRKVGLYATFAFTLISGLHYVFLIGQRIRTYEKSGRPAASGQ